A window of the Acidimicrobiales bacterium genome harbors these coding sequences:
- a CDS encoding adenylosuccinate synthase, whose product MPATIVVGTQWGDEGKGKFTDLLSKEMAMVVRYQGGHNAGHTIVVGDEKFAIQLIPSGVLYDHIVPVIGNGVVVDPFVLLAEKEMLTRRGIDCSRLQVSGNAHLILPYHQQLDALHERHLGKAKLGTTKRGIGPAYADKAMRLGIRVQDLLDEDIFREKLHGSLSHTNKVLTKVFNRLPVDPDALADRVLQECLEGIKPHIADSVNLIHDALDAGQHVLFEGAQATFLDLDHGTYPFVTSSNPIAGGACTGAGIGPKDITRVVGIAKAYVTRVGSGPFPTELLDDTGDKIVDIGREYGVNTGRRRRPGWFDAVMLRHAARVNGLTELAITKLDVLDTFDEIKMCVAYEIDGERVERMPYHQSDLHRAKPIYETFPGWKTDLTAATEPGDLHAHAQSYLRALEEQVGVKVSLASTGPGRDQYLHWS is encoded by the coding sequence GTGCCAGCAACGATCGTGGTCGGAACTCAGTGGGGCGATGAGGGCAAGGGGAAGTTCACCGACCTCCTGTCCAAGGAAATGGCGATGGTGGTGCGCTATCAGGGCGGCCACAACGCCGGGCACACCATCGTCGTCGGCGATGAGAAGTTCGCCATCCAGCTGATTCCGAGCGGCGTCCTCTACGACCACATCGTCCCCGTCATCGGCAACGGTGTCGTGGTCGACCCCTTCGTGCTGCTCGCCGAGAAGGAGATGCTCACTCGGCGCGGCATCGACTGTTCTCGGCTCCAGGTGTCGGGCAATGCCCACCTGATCCTTCCCTATCACCAGCAGCTCGACGCTTTGCACGAGCGTCACTTGGGCAAGGCGAAGCTGGGCACCACCAAGCGGGGCATCGGCCCGGCCTACGCCGACAAGGCGATGCGCCTCGGAATTCGTGTGCAAGACCTCCTCGACGAAGACATTTTCCGCGAGAAGCTGCACGGATCGCTCTCGCACACCAACAAGGTCCTCACGAAGGTCTTCAACCGCCTGCCCGTCGATCCCGACGCGCTGGCCGATCGTGTGCTCCAGGAGTGTCTCGAGGGCATCAAGCCGCACATCGCCGACTCGGTCAACCTGATCCACGACGCACTCGATGCCGGACAGCACGTGTTGTTCGAGGGGGCACAGGCGACCTTCCTCGACCTCGACCACGGCACGTACCCGTTCGTCACCTCCAGCAACCCGATTGCCGGCGGTGCCTGCACCGGCGCCGGTATCGGGCCCAAGGACATCACTCGGGTCGTCGGCATCGCGAAGGCGTATGTCACCCGCGTCGGCTCGGGACCGTTCCCGACCGAGCTTCTCGACGACACCGGCGACAAGATCGTCGACATCGGCCGGGAATACGGCGTCAACACCGGTCGTCGCCGCCGGCCCGGCTGGTTCGATGCCGTGATGCTGCGGCACGCCGCACGGGTCAACGGACTGACCGAGTTGGCGATCACCAAACTCGACGTGCTCGACACGTTCGACGAGATCAAGATGTGCGTGGCCTACGAGATCGACGGCGAGCGGGTCGAGCGGATGCCGTACCACCAGTCCGACCTGCACCGGGCGAAGCCGATCTACGAGACCTTCCCTGGCTGGAAGACCGACCTGACCGCAGCGACCGAGCCGGGCGACCTGCACGCACACGCTCAGTCGTATCTGCGGGCGCTCGAGGAGCAGGTCGGCGTCAAGGTCTCACTCGCCTCCACCGGCCCCGGCCGAGACCAGTACCTCCACTGGAGCTGA